The Malus domestica chromosome 10, GDT2T_hap1 nucleotide sequence CGGAGGGGTGAGTCCAAACCCCATGCCGCCACTACCACTGTAAATGTGCATAATCGGATCAATCCTAGGCCGCAAATTAGAACCCGAAAATGGAACTTCCTACTTCTGATTAAGTAACAAAACCCATAAATCCAAATTTCAGAATTAAGAACAAAATTTTCTGACTTTGAAGCACACATGCAAACAATGGCAAAACCCACCTAAAAAATCACCCCAAATCAAAACCCATATCACAAAAGTTTCCCAAACCcctcaaaaacccagaaaaacccaaattaaatTCCCATATAAAACCATCAAGAAACCCAAATCAAAACCAATTTGTGTTTTTTGAAAATTGGAAGCAAAATTCCAGCAGGGGGCTCACCAACCTCAAGTTCTTGGCATCGATACAATCCAGCATCACCTGGTACAAAACCATGCTGACTTTGGGGATTAGATTTGAGCCAGCTCGATCTTTGCCTACAAGGAGACCCAAAATCCAGCAAagccaaagcaaaagaggaaGGAGAcgatggtggtgatggtggtcgcAACTCGCAAGTCGCCAGAAAGAGGGAGACGAAGGCGGAGTTGAGTCCAGGGCTTGAGTCGATGAATTGGTGGTGATGTGTAAGGCTTGAATGAATGTGAGAGAGATGACGGAGAAGAGTAAGTCTGAAATCCAACGGTGGAGTTAAATTCAATCTAATTTAACGCTAGCTATGGTCCGGATTGGGACCCCCCCGGGCCACAATTTTTGGGTCCGCCCCACCCCGCCCCGCCATTTCCTTCGCCCCCTGCCCCGCCCCATTATGTGTACATAAATTTTGGACCAGCCCCGTACCCCTGAATTGCTCAGACCCGCCCCGATCCGTGGGTTCAGGATCTGTTTACGCAACCCTAGGTGGGTGGATATATCACCACTCTGAGGAATGAACTGTTGTGCTTCAAACAAACTACACAATCAACCAACCGTAATAATTTAAtatcaaaatcaccatccaaaAAATTTCTCGAAAATCCCAGACCAAACCAAAATATTCCCAACCCCAAATCAAAAAATTCCAAACTAATAATATCGAAGTTTTCAGGATCCATCTCGAACCTTTTCGTACAAAAATCAGAATTTCATATTCAATGGTTCGAGAAACATGTATGTTGAATGTTGAATTTAAATGATTTGATAGTAGACTAAATTAGaaataaaagtatgaaattaAGTAGTTTGGAACATTGGAACGTCAATTGGACTTGGTCTGAATGAATTAGTATTTCAATTGGTATGAAATTTCAAATTGGCATGTGGTAAAAAACCTAAAATTCAATTGATATGAAATTGAGCAACAAAATTTTAGACCAAAATCTCAAATTTTAGCCCATAGCCCACAAATctgaaatttcaactcaaaaGCCTATAAACCCAAAATCTAGTCTCTATCCATCCCAAAATACCGAAAACATTTCGAGATTTTCGAAAATTGAGaataccgaaattttggtttggattAGTCTTCAAATTCTCATTCTGAAAATTTTTAGTTTGAGATTTAGGATCCTATTTTCGGTTTGGGTTTCATACTGAATCACCCCTCCCTACAAGTGGAGGGTAATGTGGCCTTTATAAGTTTTATTGTTTGAAGGGTAAATAGTGTTTATTTtatcaaatgatagatttgttAGTAGGATATTAAATTAGAAAATCGACCGAATTCAAATACACGCTGTAGTGGGGCAACATTTCACTCTACCACTGTGACAAAGGGCCTGCAAGTCTAAATAGGGTTTAGAGTGTTCCCCCTTCAGTGCAACCAATCTCTAACTAACCAGCCACTGCAACTCTCAACTACCTTTTGACCTTcagctcctcctcctcctcctttctcCGCCATGCCGTTATCGGCGACTCTCTCTTCCCCCTCACTCTCTTATTTCCCCCAAGCACACCACCAACAACAACTCCATCTCCCTCACAATCTCAATCCATACCTCAAACCCAAAACACTGACACTTCAATTTCAATGCCCCCAAGCCTCCAGACGATCCCCAAATTACCCTCAGGTCCTCCATCTCTtccactcctctctctctctctctctctgcaactctAATCAACTAACCCTTCGGACTTCATTTCACAGGGCGGCAGTGCCGATGGTCTCGCCGACGACCCCCGCAATTGGGGCCGTTCGATCAACTCCGACGTCGATAGGCGCTACGATTTCGAAGACGACGATGACGACGACGAAGATGACGAGgacgatgaagaagaagaccGGAGTTTGGATTTGTTGGTGAGATTTGTTCAGAATGTGTTCAAAAAGGTGTCCAGGCGAGCCAGGAGGGCCCTCCGATCGGTTCTCCCCGTCTCAATTCCCACCAAGTTGGTAATCATTCGATCATAATTTTGGCTTCCATTAACTTATTTTTGTTACCCAGATTTTATTGTCTGAAAAGATGGGATCTTTGCACctgattttgttaaaaaaaaaatttggcttgaATTATATATTTAGGTGGGATTTTCTGTTAATGGAGTGCTAATGCTAGCATTCTTGTGGGTCTTGAAGGCATTTCTTGAGGTAATtatatttttgtgtatttttatttttgtgtataCAAACTTCCATCTATTTGGTTATCATTATGCTCCTATTGGTTTTATTTTCCATATGAGTTATTGAAGATAAATTGCATGTTCTAGAGTCTTGTTACTGGTTGTTTTAGCAGTTTCCCGGGATGTTTAGGTTCGCAAGTCCGGGGTATGAAGTGGTGTTAGTTTTATTGATCATTCTACATAAAGGGTTGGTGGCATTACGCATGTTTTTTTGCTTTGATCAACAGTTTATGAAACTTGTGGTGTTAGTTTAAGGGAATGAAGTATCAAAACTCGAAAACACAGGCGTATATGTTACCCATGAGGTTTTTCATCAACGCCAGTTTCAGAAAAGGGGCGTTGTTTATAGCATGAATGACCACAAGTATGTTGAGTTGCTGGACATGAACAGGTCATGATTCTTTCCAACTATGAATAAATCTCAtgtaaatcaaatcaaattcatACTAGTAACGGACAGAAGAAAAAAGGATATAAATAAGTTAAGTCGTTATCTCCGCTATTTCTGTTCATTGGATGGTAGCTTTGCAACATACATGATAATAATTGAACAGCTTAGGTGATTTAGGACCTTAGTTGAAAGCTCAGTTTCAGATGCGAAGATTGGCTCTCTTTGTCAATACTGATTCATCTGAAAGGAAAACTCAGTAGGCAAGGTGTCATAGGGAGAGCGGCCCGCAATTCATGGGCATACCAACATTCCCACTTAATCAAAGTAGCCCGAGCTGCAGACTGCAGTTTCTTACTCTGCATTTTCTGAGAATAAGCTCTACAACAATGCTTGTTTCAAAAGCTTGATCTTTTGGTGAAGCACTGAATTTTCAGTGTTTAGAAAGGCCTTCGACGGATTGAAAATTTTACAATTATTAAACTGGCAAGATAGAGAGAAAATTTAGGACTTCAATAGTTGTTTACATATAAGCTTTTCAAACCACCGCGTTGTTATAGATGATGTTCTTATTGAGGGCTCTCACGTGTGAGGTCGCACTCAAAATTACATTAAAAAACAGCAATCAAAAACTTATATTAGTGTTTGCATTGGAGATTAGTATATTTGTTTTTGGTGATGATTTTTATGCGCTACCTGAATGATTTCCTAATAAAATCTTGAACTTTCATTGTGTGCGTGTTAAATCCAGGTAGTTTGCACCCTTGGAAGTCTAGTGTTCGTAAGCATCTTACTCATCCGTGGGATCTGGACTGGAGTAGCCTATTATCAAGATAACCGCAATCAGAAGTACCGGAATTTTGAAGACGACAACCGTCCATGGGCGGGCGCACAGCCTGTAACCTGATACTTACCATTCAGAGTGACCTGCTGAATTATAATTTCACACCAGAACAGGAGTATACAATAAAGTAGGAACACTTGACAAATCAAGGGGATGATGAGAAGATAGCATAAAAATTTGTTTTCCCATAACCATTTGTTCTGGCCTTCAAAGACTAATACATATGATGCATCTTCCTGCCTGAACAGATTAACAAGATATTCTTGCACTTGTATTATACACAGGTACAACAACAGCGTCTTATCTCACTAAGTGAGGTCAGctgtatgaatcttagaacgtcatTAGGCTCCGTTTTGTGCCAAGTttttcgttagatccaagtactccaaGTCTTTTTTTAGAGTCTATTTTCAGTCTTCATCTACCTCTATGGCCCTGAGCTTTTGTCTCGTAATCGTAGATATTctgtcaaaattcaaaatttccaatGTGAGCGTTGCTTCGTTTTTGTCAATTGAACTTAGGACTTCCTCTAGTAAACTGGAGTCTTGATGCTGTTGAACCAAATGGTGAAAATTTTACGGAAATTAGCTATAATAGAAGGATTTCAAACTTTGGTTGCTGAAATAGAAAGACATGATATCACAGATATGGTAcgataaattttatttaaacccataaaTTATCTATTTACACCCAACTTTCAACTTTTGTAAGGCAaactttttaaaacaaaaatctccCTGCCACGATTTctccctttcttctttcttgaaATGATGTAGAATTCGAAATGTTAGCAAATGACCATAGACTAATATTATTTTCCAAAAGAAGAATTATTTGCAGAGAAAATTTTTAGTAATggtcttttaattttaatttaattggaaTAATAGTCTCTCAACTTAAAACATGTGACTATTGATCGGTTAACTTATCAAAACATTCAGTTATGGTCTTTTTCGTCAACTCCATTAGAACTtatgtcaaaatgagtcacgtgTCATGTATGTGAGTTTGAATTAAGGGGCAAATATggaaaaccaaatgagaaaaattgtagcaatgatccctcaacttttaacccaattagagcaatggtcctcaactttaaccaaatTGTTGCAATAGTCCTTCCAACATAGCTAATTTTGATAGAATTCTAAtgaagttgatgaaaatgaccacatctgcacattttgatgagtttagAGACCAATGGTTATGGATTTTAGTTGAAGGATCATTGCTCTAATTGGTCAAAGTTGAGACATCATTTCTACAATTTTCTCTAATTTGCAATTAGAAAACTAAtacgttatatatatatatatatttgttagtaAACCCTCGTGAAGAAGAGCTTGCAAGTTCTTCATCTAGTTCAGATTCGGGTTCTCAATCTACTGAGAATCTAGTCTTAAGTCTTTTAGATAAGATAAGAATCCAAAAATAGTATtctaaaatcaaaataataattgaagattTTCATTTAGAAACCATAGCTTTAATTGACTTGGGCGCAGACTTGAATTGTATTCAAGAAGGGTTAATACCTACCAAGAATTTTCATAAGTCTACGGAAATACTTAGTGCTGCAAACCAGTCACCAATGCATTTAAAATATGAAATACCAAAAGCGCATGTTTGCCAAAACAATATTTGTTTCAAAACCccatttgttttaataaaaaatatttctaaCCCAGTCATATTAGGTCTCCATTTTTTAGCACTCATATATCCTTTTAAGGTACACCACAATAGGATTACCACCAGAGTCTTGCTGGAGATCTTTGATGGTAATTTCATTCTTAGTTTTATTAAACCTTTCCAAGGTTATGCTAAGAGAGATTTTTGGAGCATAATGGATTTGACTAGTGCCTGGTTCAGAAGAAACTAATTTCTTTAGCTTCTTGAGATAAAAAGACTTAAGTTCTGGGTCATCGACTTTACTTATTagttcaagtagaaaatcttcttgttcttcttgtttgtTAAAGACTGAGACTCTGTTATTGCAACAAGAATCTACACATCCTATTTTGATATCTGGAGATGAGCTATTGCTCGATGAATTATTACCAGAATAAGATAATTCCAAATCATCTTCTGATGGACTATGGTCTGTGTCTTTTAATTCCAAAACTTGGATTAGCTGAAGTTTCTCTTCCTCTGAGATCTTCAAATGATTGACAGTTTTCTTTACTCTACATTTGTTGGCATAATGGCCAAATTTGCCACACTTGTAGCATTTGCCCTTCTGGGTTTGGTCTTTTGGAAATTTCTTGGAAGATTTCTTCTTCCATGTTGAATGCTTAGGTTTTTCATAGaattcatttttttgaaaatccttgtttttatatttgttgTATTTAGAATGTCTTTTGGAGTATTTGGTTGGATACCTATTGTAGGTATTtgaccttttctttttgttggaatGAGCAATAGGAGGTAATCCATATTGTTCACAGAACGTTCCTAACTCATACTTAGCAATGGATTTATATTTATtaacttgttttgaaattttcatatcGATACACATTTTCAATCCTTCATTCTGGataatatttattatatttccataagtaaggGTATGATATGGTATGATACCGTCTTCATTTACTAAAACGTTTCTGATTTTATGTGCAAAAAGATTTGGTAatccatttataaatttttctttccaaaattgtTGATTACTGTCTTCTCTGAGCATGACTCTAGACATGAATACATCTTTATACCATCTAAAGTCGCTTAGAGTTGGATATCTCAGATTGCTGAGTTGATCATGGATCCTAGAGGTGACATTACTAGGTGTTCCTATAAAATGTTCTATGATTGTGAAAAGAAGTGTGTTGATTGCGTCAGGGACGCCTTGTCCAATGTGTTCATCAAAAATTGGgattccttcttcatcttttttaacagcatttaaaatttcatttctgGATTGTTCAGTGAGATGGTCTGAAACAGTTTAATCTTAGAAGCTGATACAACTAATCCATTAGACTTAATAATTCTAGCAAACAAATTCAAATGTTTCCAGtgttatatatataacatattagTTTTCTCCAGAGTTGTCTCTAAACTTGTCCCTGCCATTGTATAAACATTATACATGGTTAAGCATCTTCTAATGACCAAAAATGGAGTCCTGAAGTACCAAAAACATCCCCAAGTATAGGGTCGTTGTACGGACTCTCAACGGAGTAGAGCCTATGTCTTTTTGAGTTGGGTGATGTGAAATATTGTCCTTGGATTTTACTATTTAAATTTTGTATTTCTTATCTCATAATTGTTACAACGCATTTAAATTGTGTAAATTTTTCTTTatctaaatttattaattgatgAAAATGGCCATTTTGGGCTACGCAGAATTCTACGTGGTCATACTTGATCCTTTCCTCATTTCTTGACATATTTGGATATTACATGTTGATATGAATGTGTGGGCATAAGTGGAACGTAATTTGAATTTGTAACGAAGAGTCTATGAAGCTTGATCACCGAGGGTATTTTGGTCATTTACCATTTATTTAGCTCATGTGGCGTTAGTGGGTATACCACGTGGAACCCAAGGACAGGTCCCCATTTCTCTAGAAACCTCTACCCTCTTCTTTTCCGTTTCTCTTTCTCTCAGTTTCTCTTAGGGCATGTTTACGTAACCGTAACCGTAatcgaaataaaaaaataaggaattGAATTCCATTTCCATAGTATTCTTGTGTTTACTAAATATTAGGGAATCAAAAATGTGGTCGGACCCATATGAATTTTGGAATTGGATTCCTCATTTTGGAGGAATTCAACTCCCTAGATACAagtatgacaaaaaaaaaagggagttttaacgaaaagcccacagtactgttcattttaatgaaaaaccacatttttacactaaaaagtcaaacctgctactattcactttaccttttattttgtctttatcattaaaactcaaagttttcaaacatttttcattagttttcctaaaaataaaatctcCGTAGATACAAGTGGTAATCCAAATTATGAGGATGTGAAGAATTCGGAATGGAAACCTTATGCCAATTACACCCTCACTTGAATTTTTAAACCCCAAGATTACCCTCCGTTAccctaagagcaagtccacccatggtggttgctcgggggacaggctccaggaaagggcccgagggccgGTTGGTAGGCCTTTAGCCTTGGAgagcccgagtgagggtgggagcccgagggcCGAGGGGGTGGGGAATCGACAGGCCTGTGGCCCGAAGCCCATGATGTCAAGCCTGGGTCcggcctttttttttaatttttttttgtgtcaggcgcGTGCCCCTCACTCGCGAGTGGGGGCGCGTCGCCTGACCGGATTTCAGGGCACGAGACCGCGCGAGGCAGAAAACCCAGTGACcattgggaagccacgtggctttcCACGGTCCGTTCGATTCCAACGGCTCTTTAATACAAGCCGTCCGATTTGCaactgtaataaaaaaaaagctgattttatatcaaccgttcgatctgagatcaacggttgatattaatctgctttataaattaaaaaaaatagttttaaaat carries:
- the LOC114827604 gene encoding protein SHORT HYPOCOTYL IN WHITE LIGHT 1 isoform X1: MPLSATLSSPSLSYFPQAHHQQQLHLPHNLNPYLKPKTLTLQFQCPQASRRSPNYPQGGSADGLADDPRNWGRSINSDVDRRYDFEDDDDDDEDDEDDEEEDRSLDLLVRFVQNVFKKVSRRARRALRSVLPVSIPTKLVGFSVNGVLMLAFLWVLKAFLEVVCTLGSLVFVSILLIRGIWTGVAYYQDNRNQKYRNFEDDNRPWAGAQPVT
- the LOC114827604 gene encoding protein SHORT HYPOCOTYL IN WHITE LIGHT 1 isoform X2 codes for the protein MPLSATLSSPSLSYFPQAHHQQQLHLPHNLNPYLKPKTLTLQFQCPQASRRSPNYPQGGSADGLADDPRNWGRSINSDVDRRYDFEDDDDDDEDDEDDEEEDRSLDLLVRFVQNVFKKVSRRARRALRSVLPVSIPTKLVGFSVNGVLMLAFLWVLKAFLEFKGMKYQNSKTQAYMLPMRFFINASFRKGALFIA
- the LOC114827604 gene encoding protein SHORT HYPOCOTYL IN WHITE LIGHT 1 isoform X3; translation: MPLSATLSSPSLSYFPQAHHQQQLHLPHNLNPYLKPKTLTLQFQCPQASRRSPNYPQGGSADGLADDPRNWGRSINSDVDRRYDFEDDDDDDEDDEDDEEEDRSLDLLVRFVQNVFKKVSRRARRALRSVLPVSIPTKLVVCTLGSLVFVSILLIRGIWTGVAYYQDNRNQKYRNFEDDNRPWAGAQPVT